Part of the Panicum virgatum strain AP13 chromosome 4N, P.virgatum_v5, whole genome shotgun sequence genome is shown below.
TTCGATCGGAAGATGGACGGCTCTGATTGATTTTGTGTGGATATTGATCGTCCAGTCCATCAAGCTCGGGCGCGTGAGGAACGCGACCATCACCGACGTGACGTCGCTGGACAGCAAGTTCTTCCACGTGACGGTGGCCGGCAGCCAGGGCGTGCGCATCCACCGGGTAAGCATCCGGGCGCCGCGCGACAGCCCCAACACCGACGGCGTGCACATCCAGGGCTCCTCGGACGTCCGCGTCACCGACTCCGCCGTGGCCACGGGCGACGACTGCGTCTCCGTCGGGCCCGGCAGCTCCGACGTGGTGGTGTCCGGGGTGACCTGCGGCCCCGGGCACGGCATCAGCGTCGGCAGCCTCGGCAGGTACCCCGGCGAGGAGGACGTCCGGCGGCTGCGCGTCGCCAACTGCACCATCGCCGGCACGTCCAACGGCGTGCGCATCAAGACGTGGCGCGGCGGCTCCCGGCCCACCGCCGTGGCCGGGCTCGTCTTCGAGGACATCGTCATGCGCAAGGTCCGCAACCCCATCATCATCGACCAGGAGTACTGCCCCTACGCCTCCTGCCACCGCGAATCGGTCAGAGCAAAACTAACTGACCAATTTCTTGCCGGTCGAGATGATCTATCGCGAGACGCTCACGGTTGGTTCCGGCCGCCGGCGTGCAGGAGCAGCGGCCGTCGGCGGTGAGGATAAGCGACGTCAAGTTCAGGAACATCCGCGGCGTGTCGGCGACGCAGGTGGCGGTGAAGCTGTCGTGCAGCGAGGCGAGCCCGTGCCGGGGGCTGGAGCTCAGGGACATCGACCTGCGGTTCGTCAGGCGCGGGGTCGCCACCCAGTCGCAGTGCGcgcacgtcgccggcggcgtggtcggCGGCACGCTCGTGCCTCCCTCCTGCATAGgaacgctgccgccgcctgctgcaTGCTCTGGATCCAAGAACTGAGACAGGGCGAATTTTTGCTCCACTAGTTCGTAAATGGTAGCATAGCCACTAGCCAGAACACCGCTGCTGTACTGTTAGCTCTAATCAAAATCGTTACATTTCTTCACCCAAAAAGAAAGCTCATCAATTTTCTGACGGCCAGGATGGCTATGATGCTATGAGCCACTGAATGACACAGTAAACCGTACACGCTGCAGGGATCTGAATCCCCTTGGTGCCGGTAAAATTAGTGTACAGTAATTTTTAACATAGTAAAATGCACttggggtccttaaactagtaaGGGTGTGTCAAGTAGGTCCACAAACTCCGAAAATGTAGATTCGGCCCCCTAATCTATTTAAGTGTGTCACTGGAGGTCCAAAACCTCTTTGACCGGGTCTGACCGCCTACGTGGCTTGCCACGTCGGTCCTACGtggcctctctctccctcttgcctcctctctctcccacccgccccctcccctgttccggcccgtggccatggcgcccgtgcgcgccccgcggggctccctccccctccctcgccggtggGGCGCggggccctggcggcggcgctccaagCTCGAGCCCGGGGCCATGGCGCTCGCGCGCGCCCCACGgagctccctccccctccctcaccCGAGCGCGGCCCCCACCCTCGCCGTCCCGAGCCGCCGTCGAGCACCGCCCCCACCCTGCCACCACCGTCCCTGTCCGCTCCCGAGCACCGCCCCCGCTGTCTTGGGCCGCCAgcgagcgccgcccccgccctgtCCCGCGCCACCTGctccgcaccaccgccggcgGTCCCGCGCACCATCCCAGCTCCCGCCaagagctccgcgccgcccccaccgcTTGCTCTGCGCCCCGCCGGTGGATCCGCTTTGCTCCCGCTCCAGCTCGCAACTTGCTACTCGAGGAGCGAGGCTGGCGGAGCTCGACGAgcgacgaggccgccgccggcgcgggaggaggggccCGCCTACGGCAGTTCCTCCCCGCCTCCTCCCACGCCCAGATGCCGCTGGAcgg
Proteins encoded:
- the LOC120669404 gene encoding exopolygalacturonase-like, which gives rise to MASGLGALLLLLAMAAAWLAADVVAGAAVGPVFNVTDFGAVADGKTDDSRAFLRAWMKACATPGRPAVVVPGGGGSYLLHPLVFRGPCRGYMEVRVAGVLRAPAGLGAFRGCREWVHFSNVDGLLVTGGGTFDGRGATAWPLNECPKRRDCTLLPTSIKLGRVRNATITDVTSLDSKFFHVTVAGSQGVRIHRVSIRAPRDSPNTDGVHIQGSSDVRVTDSAVATGDDCVSVGPGSSDVVVSGVTCGPGHGISVGSLGRYPGEEDVRRLRVANCTIAGTSNGVRIKTWRGGSRPTAVAGLVFEDIVMRKVRNPIIIDQEYCPYASCHRESEQRPSAVRISDVKFRNIRGVSATQVAVKLSCSEASPCRGLELRDIDLRFVRRGVATQSQCAHVAGGVVGGTLVPPSCIGTLPPPAACSGSKN